In the genome of Pempheris klunzingeri isolate RE-2024b chromosome 3, fPemKlu1.hap1, whole genome shotgun sequence, one region contains:
- the LOC139199314 gene encoding small integral membrane protein 26-like produces MSLKDVVKWNIRGSVLYALGVWTMVGSYAYLKYTGRYDDTPVTTEEEVQEDPNQVVYETAHTKTIIIYKKDFVPYSTRIYNFIRSFSSEPRSGDSDK; encoded by the exons ATGTCGCTCAAAGACGTCGTGAAGTGGAACATTAGAGGCTCCGTGCTGTACGCTCTGGGCGTCTGGACCATGGTTGGCTCATACGCTTACCTAAAGTACACAGGACGTTATGACGACACGCCAG TGACAACAGAAGAGGAGGTGCAAGAGGATCCCAATCAAGTTGTGTACGAGACGGCTCACACCAAAACGATCATCATCTACAAGAAAGACTTTGTCCCGTACAGCACGAGGATCTACAATTTCATCAGGTCCTTCAGCAGTGAACCCAGGAGTGGAGACAGTGACAAGTAG
- the LOC139222723 gene encoding collagen alpha-1(XVII) chain-like: MALGSTSSTSDLSLSAEGSGRRAESGDSVLITSSSSHAAGTGGSGASRISTTAPGASSAVSAGGGGSAASGVSGVSGSRAAGGGSYSMSSSFASGVKEGKREGGLGAVTVSTVTKSSYSSGGCGEARRGSSSAVTNSPVPKERKSVTTMAAALSEVFDESSSTNSSPEYNRKEYTTTSATSSLATRGRTQSRESEIRVRLQSASPTASWTELGDVKRLLRGNSISTSPTRSPNNTLPIPRKASVETRTLSESSNTDHYDSVWSGGLSSSYGYNANPNNMSTTSTLYQPGVQNNLTLSAPSMTSGLSASSTVPVYGLQNNLATSSSTAFSPTGANPHIVYGVQKNVPGTGISTSTVGPSSPINDEASGKDFKFVLIEKENVPVKKETERLIMTKDTGKQFMSAAPLSAAATYSEDSLKREKQKQSSSTMEEETDGKSATVKAATKDKATYAEIREDKSGFGFCSCCSWWKWLLGLLLSLLLLLGLFFGLIALGEEVKRLKNRVDALEAITGTASARSSRLSASSGINIIDPLDSSYIERSTSGSTLTHSENVINQGSAGPGAGAGSGLGQDNAALQRAVQQLVRAELRSGAVRETLAYSLKGDRGDPGPKGDPGPLGQKGESGFPGLPGPPGQLGHPGLDGPRGPKGSAGESGPEGPPGQRGREGPMGPRGEAGLPGFGEKGRKGSQGDPGRPGPAGAAGPVGPKGAMGEQGAVGSPGLPGLKGFQGEAGAPGAKGDRGTPGLLGSKGDQGERGPRGPVGEPGQPGLQGPAGPKGSKGIGGDTGSMGLPGVRGPPGLPGDIGHPGLTGLQGPPGIAGNPGQPGGKGEPGLPGKVIMPIGSDSVTIPGPPGPAGPPGPAGAPGLSGPIGPAGTPGQPGEQGEKGEKGETGQKGEQGKPGEPGISVTSSETVKLSSVAGQPGPPGPPGPPGPTGPQGESKQGPPGRRGSPGEPGIGLPGPPGEKGEPGSFVPSSETFFAGPPGPPGPQGQQGPEGPQGYQGEPGQPGLPGSPGEPGAGLPGQPGPSGPHGLPGVPGAPGVPGISSGGSYSPGPPGLPGPPGSPGSPGSPGRDGSGSGSADVGQYIAEYLQSGGVRQYLAGPPGPPGPPGAAGQAGDGLVDDVASRVLAYIQREEVRRYVSGPPGPPGPPGEGVSSYIFNTQEVAERVLGLMNDRGVLGVPGPPGPPGSPGSPGSPGNILSTGYEALVGPQGPPGPPGITGPQGPSGPAGPPGPPGFGNYISSDIHDYLQSVAFRGPPGPPGPPGPEGPPGQIHGLVSYAEHSNKGALKAERQEYINTHGVLRDIVREYNSRVFQGPPGPPGPPGPTGYSQWFGSHGNATDLLEYIKSYGAIVGPPGRPGQKGDGGFPGPKGERGERGLPGPEGRQGEKGEFTLTKRRRRDLGVREPRH, from the exons ATGGCCCTgggcagcaccagcagcacca gtgATCTTTCTCTGAGTGCGGAGGGGTCAGGTAGGAGAGCTGAATCAGGAGACTCAGTTCTGatcacatccagcagctcccACGCCGCCGGCACCGGTGGATCCGGGGCCAGTCGCATCAGCACCACTGCTCCAGGAGCTTCCTCCGCCGTATCCGCAGGTGGAGGGGGTTCAGCAGCTTCAGGGGTGTCAGGGGTGTCAGGGTCCAGGGCTGCCGGAGGGGGGTCCTACAGCATGTCCTCTAGTTTCGCGAGTGGTGTCAAAGAGGGAAAAAGGGAAGGGGGTCTAGGTGCTGTGACGGTTTCAACAGTGACAAAGTCCAGCTACAGTTCAGGAGGATGTGGGGAAGCGaggagaggatcatcctcagCAGTCACTAACTCACCTGTTccaaaagagaggaagagtgtgacCACCATGGCAGCAGCTCTCTCAGAGGTCTTTGACG AGAGCTCAAGCACAAACTCTTCTCCAGAGTACAACAGGAAGGAGTACA cCACAACAAGTGCAACTTCAAGTCTTGCCACCAGAGGGAGGACTCAGAGCAGAG AGAGCGAGATCAGAGTCAGGCTTCAGAGTGCTTCCCCTACAGCAAGTT GGACGGAGCTGGGTGACGTGAAGCGCCTGCTCAGAGGAAACTCCATCAGCACCAGCCCCACTCGGTCCCCTAACAACACGCTGCCCATCCCCCGGAAGGCCAGCGTGGAAACCAGGACTCTGTCTGAGAGCTCCAACACAG ATCACTATGACAGCGTTTGGTCTGGAGGTTTGAGCAGCAGCTACGGTTACAATGCCAACCCCAACAACATGTCCACTACCTCCACCCTTTACCAGCCAG GAGTTCAGAACAACCTGACACTGAGTGCTCCCTCCATGACCAGTGGACTATCTGCTAGCAGCACTG tTCCCGTGTATGGCCTTCAGAATAACCTGGccacctccagctccactgcCTTCTCTCCCACTGGAGCCAACCCACATATCG TTTATGGTGTGCAGAAAAATGTACCTGGCACTGGAATTAGCACAAGCACAG TGGGACCCAGCAGTCCCATTAATGACGAGGCCTCGGGCAAAGACTTTAAGTTTGTGCTGATAGAGAAAGAGAACGTGCCCGTCAAGAAGGAGACAGAGCGGCTGATCATGACCAAAGACACAGGGAAACAGTTCATGTCTGCTGCGCCTCTCAGTGCTGCTG CCACCTACTCTGAGGACTCgctgaagagagagaaacagaagcaaTCATCCAGCACAATGGAGGAGGAAACTGATGGTAAAT ctgcaaCTGTAAAAGCTGCTACGAAAGACAAAGCCACCTACGCAG AGATCCGAGAAGATAAATCAGGCTTTGgcttctgctcctgctgcagctggtggaAGTGGCTGCTCGGCCTCCTGctcagcctgctcctcctccttggCCTCTTCTTCGGACTCATCGCTTTGG GTGAAGAGGTGAAACGTCTCAAGAACCGTGTTGATGCTCTGGAAGCCATCACTGGCACTGCGTCAGCCAGGTCCAGCCGCTTGTCTGCCTCCTCCGGCATCAACATCATCGACCCCCTGGACTCATCGTACATTGAAAGAAGTACATCTGGGTCCACCCTTACCCACTCTGAAAATGTTATCAACCAGGGATCTGCAGGGCCAGGAGCAGGCGCAGGGAGCGGGCTGGGACAGGACAATGCTGCCCTGCAGAGAGCTGTCCAGCAGCTGGTCAGGGCTGAACTTCGCTCAGGTGCTGTAAGAG AAACCCTTGCATACTCACTGAAAGGGGACAGAGGAGATCCTGGACCTAAAG GTGATCCAGGCCCACTCGGACAAAAAG GTGAAAGTGGCTTTCCTGGCCTGCCAG GTCCTCCTGGGCAGCTGGGTCACCCAGGATTGGATGGACCAAGGGGACCAAAGGGAAGTGCAG GTGAATCAGGTCCAGAGGGACCACCTGGCCAGCGGGGCCGGGAGGGACCAATGGGCCCCCGCGGAGAAGCTGGACTACCAGGTTTTGGAGAGAAAGGTAGAAA AGGATCTCAAGGTGATCCAGGAcgtcctggtcctgctggtgctgctggaccTGTGGGACCAAAAG GTGCCATGGGAGAGCAGGGCGCGGTGGGGAGCCCTG gTCTTCCAGGTCTAAAGGGTTTCCAGGGTGAAGCAGGAGCTCCTGGAGCGAAAG GTGATCGAGGAACACCTGGGTTGCTGGGATCCAAGGGTGACCAGGGAGAGAGGGGACCACGTGGCCCAGTGG GTGAACCAGGACAACCTGGACTGCAAGGCCCTGCTGGACCAAAGGGATCTAAAGGAATTGGAG GTGACACAGGTTCGATGGGACTTCCTGGTGTGAGAGGACCACCTGGACTTCCTGGAGATATTGGTCACCCAG GCCTCACTGGGCTTCAAGGACCCCCGG GTATTGCTGGAAATCCAGGACAGCCTGGTGGTAAAG GTGAACCAGGATTACCTGGGAAAGTTATCATGCCGA TTGGCTCCGATAGTGTGACCATCCCTGGACCTCCAGGGCCTGCAGGGCCTCCAGGTCCTGCTGGAGCCCCTGGTCTGTCTGGTCCCATTGGCCCTGCTGGTACCCCAGGACAGCCTG GAGaacaaggagagaaaggagagaagggagaaacGGGGCAGAAGGGAGAGCAAGGAAAACCTGGCGAGCCTGGTATCAGTGTCACAAGTTCAGAAACTGTCA AACTTTCTTCAGTGGCTGGACAGCCTGGCCCACCAGGACCTCCAGGGCCTCCGGGCCCCACAGGTCCTCAAG GTGAGTCTAAACAGGGTCCTCCAGGACGCAGAGGTTCTCCCGGAGAGCCAG GCATTGGCTTACCTGGACCTccaggagagaaaggagaaccTGGCAGTTTTGTACCTTCCTCAG AAACCTTTTTCGCTGGACCACCAGGACCTCCAGGACCCCAAGGCCAGCAGGGCCCAGAAG GACCACAAGGGTATCAAG gtgaaCCAGGTCAACCAGGTCTTCCAGGGAGTCCAGGGGAACCAGGTGCTG GTCTCCCAGGTCAGCCTGGACCTAGTGGCCCTCACGGTTTACCAG GAGTCCCTGGTGCGCCAGGAGTCCCTGGAATATCCAGTG GTGGCTCATACAGTCCCGGCCCACCAGGCCTACCTGGGCCACCTGGTTCACCTGGTTCACCTGGTTCACCTGGAAGAGATGGAAGTGGATCTGGGTCAGCTGATGTGGGCCAGTATATTGCAGAGTACCTTCAGA GTGGTGGCGTCAGACAGTACCTGGCTGGACCTCCTGGGCCCCCTGGTCCTCCAGGGGCTGCGGGGCAAGCAGGGGATGGGTTGGTGGACGATGTGGCCAGCCGAGTTTTAGCCTACATCCAGA gagaggaagtgaggagatATGTTTCTGGTCCCCCCGGTCCACCGGGACCTCCTGGAGAAGGCGTCAGCAGCTACATATTCAACACCCAGGAGGTGGCCGAACGTGTGCTCGGCCTCATGAATG ACAGGGGGGTCTTAGGGGTCCCTGGACCTCCTGGACCTCCTGGGTCTCCTGGGTCTCCTGGGTCTCCTGGAAACATTTTATCAA CTGGGTATGAAGCACTTGTGGGCCCTCAAGGGCCTCCTGGTCCCCCAGGTATCACTGGTCCACAAGGTCCATCTGGACCAGCAGGTCCACCAGGCCCACCAGGATTTGGAAACTACATCAGTTCAGACATTCATGACTACCTCCAAA GTGTCGCCTTCAGAGGCCCACCAGGCCCTCCTGGCCCCCCTGGACCTGAGGGGCCCCCGGGTCAAATACATGGACTGGTCTCCTACGCCGAGCATAGCAATAAAGGCGCTCTCAAAGCAGAACGACAAGAATACATCAATA